The Raphanus sativus cultivar WK10039 chromosome 2, ASM80110v3, whole genome shotgun sequence DNA segment GACATGAAGTTTGCCGTTTCTTCGACTCAGTTTGTTTGCATGTAAACTAAAAAAGGGGTACAAAAACAGGTTCTACCGAGAATTGAACTCGGGTTACTGGATTCAGAGTCCAATGTCCTAACCGCTAGACCATAGAACCATTTGTTTTAATGATAGATAGAATACTTTATAAAAGGTTAGTCTTTCTCGACGGCGTTAGCGGATATTAACGGACATCAGTTACGTTCGCATTGGGTATATGATATAAAAATGACAACACTGCTAAAGGCTGTAGCCAATTGGTTGGGGTTGTAAGATAACCGTCGGATTCAAATTCGAATTAAAGAGGAGCCACAGCATCTGAACGGCTCAGATTccatttctctttcttttctcccTCAATTTCAGAGATCGCCAACGAAGAAAAGCATCCATCCGCCTTTCCCAGACACGGTGACGATAGAGCGAGAGAGAGGAAGGAAGGGAGAGACAGAGGGACCCGATTTGGTTTccctgaaagaaaaaaaatcagtttttttttttgtctttcaaCATTCTttcccttttctctcttttccaGATTTGTCTAATCGAATCCATTCTCATATCGCTTTTGCTCCTGTTAATCGAGTTTGAAAGAAAGGAACTTTCATTTCCGGGAAGAGAGATTTCTATAAAGGGGATTTTTTtgacctaattttttttctttgaatttaggcgattttgtatttgtttctttttttaatcaaattgtGGTGGGAAATGGAGACGGATAGTATGGAATCGTCGACGAGAAGCAGTCAGAACGATGAGGTCCATCACAACGGAGGAACTTTCCACTTCTCTTCCACCAAGAGCCACTCCTCCGCCGCCGCTTCTCCCACCGTCGTTACCAATATCGTCGGTCCCACCGCAACTAGCGTCTACGAGCTCCTTGAGTGCCCTGTCTGTACCTGTTCTATGTATCCTCCTATTCACCAGGTCATTCTTCCCAATCTTCTTATCTCTAAAATTTTGATTCATGATGAAATGAATGATACTATATTAGCGGGTATGATCTGGTAACTGATGTCTAGATGTGTTCATGATCTCATCATACGATTTTGAGTTTATGCAACTTTCTTTAGATTTGAAAagtctgtctttttttttcttgttgcaGTGTCATAATGGACACACGTTATGCTCGACCTGTAAAGTGAGAGTGCATAACCGGTGTCCCACTTGTAGACAAGAGCTTGGAGACAtaagatgtttagctctcgagaAAGTTGCCGAGTCTCTTGAGCTGCCTTGCAAGTTTTACAACCTCGGATGCCCTGAGATTTTCCCTTACTACAGCAAACTCAAGCACGAGTCTCTCTGTAACTTCAGACCTTACGGTTGTCCTTACGCTGGCTCCGAGTGTGGTGTCGTTGGAGACATCCCTTTCCTTGTGTCCCatctcagggatgatcacaAAGTCGACATGCACGCTGGTTCCACTTTTAACCACCGTTATGTCAAGTCCAATCCGCGTGAAGTAGAGAACGCTACTTGGATGCTAACCGTGAGCATATCTCTTCGTCTCTTAGTAAACATGTTTTA contains these protein-coding regions:
- the LOC130508149 gene encoding E3 ubiquitin-protein ligase SINAT4, with product METDSMESSTRSSQNDEVHHNGGTFHFSSTKSHSSAAASPTVVTNIVGPTATSVYELLECPVCTCSMYPPIHQCHNGHTLCSTCKVRVHNRCPTCRQELGDIRCLALEKVAESLELPCKFYNLGCPEIFPYYSKLKHESLCNFRPYGCPYAGSECGVVGDIPFLVSHLRDDHKVDMHAGSTFNHRYVKSNPREVENATWMLTVFQCFGQYFCLHFEAFQLGMGPVYMAFLRFMGDEEEARSYSYSLEVGGSGRKLTWEGTPRSIRDSHRKVRDSNDGLIIQRNMALFFSGGDRKELKLRVTGKIWKEQHSPDSGLFMPNLSS